The Cyprinus carpio isolate SPL01 chromosome A9, ASM1834038v1, whole genome shotgun sequence genome window below encodes:
- the LOC109096043 gene encoding zinc finger protein Helios-like encodes MDMEASNGYIASNGNCSPRKENSRMLVDLSTSTPNGQRSQSPNSPAARTIKQEEGTEEETERRLDEAGHSGEEGSGLEEPMIDSPNNLQDAGPGTEVHSETGIRLPNGDRPFQCNQCGVSFTQKGNLLRHIKLHTGEKPFKCPFCSYACRRRDALTGHLRTHSVGKPHKCNYCGRSYKQRTSLEEHKERCHNYLQSVGMDSTSNPGLYPGEVPKEQRPMESAGMVAFDRPPVIERLQGNVGKRKSTTPQKFVGEKMVRYSYPELSYEMGPKYEKETEVMHAQLMDYLGADSLRPMVHHPSLSMAEVLPMVNPLFHPMYPLGPRMDRPSSREAPPLPHPNPEFSHPTNGAIPLVRSKNPQSARDGSPCNSGQDSADSARSSPRDKLSGAGLRTRSSPGFGRAEEGRVIDAGRIAARDSIRVFGREGQELRVFQCEHCRILFLDHVMYTIHMGCHGYRDPLECNICGHCSKDRYEFSSHIVRGEHTFR; translated from the exons ATGGACATGGAGGCATCGAATGGCTATATTGCAA GTAACGGCAACTGCTCTCCCAGGAAGGAGAACTCGAGAATGCTGGTGGACCTGTCGACCAGCACACCCAATGGCCAACGTTCCCAAAGTCCTAATTCCCCTGCTG CACGCACAATCAAACAGGAGGAAGGTACTGAGGAGGAGACAGAGAGAAGGCTGGATGAGGCGGGTCACAGCGGTGAAGAaggctctggattggaggagccCATGATTGACAGTCCAAATAACTTACAAGATGCTGGGCCAGGAACAGAAGTGCATAGTGAGACCGGGATAAGACTGCCAAATG GTGACCGGCCGTTCCAGTGTAACCAGTGTGGGGTTTCATTCACTCAAAAGGGCAACCTACTGAGGCACATCAAACTCCACACGGGAGAGAAGCCCTTCAAATGCCCGTTCTGCAGCTACGCTTGCCGCCGCCGTGACGCCCTGACCGGACATCTGCGCACACACTCAG TTGGCAAACCACACAAGTGTAACTACTGTGGGCGGAGCTACAAGCAGCGCACGTCATTGGAGGAGCACAAAGAACGGTGTCATAATTACTTGCAGAGCGTCGGCATGGACTCCACCTCCAATCCTGGCCTGTATCCAG GGGAGGTACCAAAGGAGCAGAGGCCGATGGAGTCAGCTGGGATGGTGGCTTTCGACCGGCCTCCTGTAATTGAAAGACTGCAGGGGAATGTGGGTAAACGGAAGAGCACCACGCCACAGAAGTTTGTGG GTGAGAAAATGGTTCGCTATTCGTACCCCGAGCTGAGCTATGAGATGGGCCCCAAGTATGAGAAGGAAACTGAGGTGATGCATGCCCAGTTGATGGACTACTTGGGCGCCGACTCCTTAAGGCCTATGGTTCATCACCCATCCCTCTCCATGGCTGAAGTGCTGCCTATGGTGAACCCGCTCTTCCATCCGATGTACCCACTCGGGCCGCGCATGGACCGTCCCAGCAGTCGAGAGGCTCCTCCACTGCCCCACCCGAACCCAGAGTTCTCACACCCAACCAATGGTGCGATCCCCTTGGTCAGGTCCAAGAATCCTCAGTCGGCCCGAGACGGGTCCCCGTGCAACAGTGGACAGGATTCGGCTGATTCGGCACGGAGCAGCCCCCGGGATAAGCTCAGCGGCGCTGGGCTCAGGACGAGATCCAGCCCGGGGTTTGGCCGGGCAGAGGAAGGCAGGGTGATTGACGCGGGCCGCATCGCCGCCAGGGACAGCATCCGCGTCTTTGGCCGTGAAGGCCAGGAGCTGAGGGTGTTCCAGTGCGAACACTGCCGCATCCTGTTCCTGGACCACGTCATGTACACCATCCACATGGGTTGCCATGGTTACAGAGACCCACTCGAGTGCAACATCTGCGGCCACTGCAGCAAAGATCGCTACGAGTTCTCCTCGCACATCGTCCGCGGAGAACACACCTTTCGTTAA